A region of Candidatus Amarolinea dominans DNA encodes the following proteins:
- a CDS encoding CRISPR-associated protein Cmr3, with amino-acid sequence WEPVFQGQVSLQATAIHRYESVGGFDWAAPAAEAGAHRPARRFVPAGSVYLFSSDGQALRPDLIQNANTDRGAEIGLGQAVIAPA; translated from the coding sequence CTGGGAGCCAGTTTTCCAGGGCCAGGTCAGCCTGCAAGCGACGGCCATCCATCGCTACGAGAGCGTGGGCGGCTTTGATTGGGCCGCACCCGCCGCCGAGGCCGGCGCTCATCGTCCCGCCCGGCGTTTTGTGCCAGCCGGTAGTGTGTATCTCTTTTCCAGTGATGGTCAGGCGCTCCGCCCTGACTTGATCCAGAACGCTAACACTGACCGGGGCGCTGAAATCGGTCTGGGCCAGGCCGTCATTGCGCCCGCCTGA